Proteins encoded together in one Anguilla anguilla isolate fAngAng1 chromosome 9, fAngAng1.pri, whole genome shotgun sequence window:
- the synj1 gene encoding synaptojanin-1 isoform X1, with product MAFSKGYRIYHKLDPPPYSVLVETRSREECLMLESGAVAVLSAAEKEAIKNTYTKMLDAYGILGVLRLNLGDAMLHSLVVVTGCSSVGKVQDSEVFRVTATDFVSLRNDPSDEDRISDVRKVLNSGNFYFAWSSTGVSMDLSLNAHRRIKEDTTDNRFFWNQSLHLHLKHYGVNCDEWLLRLMCGGVEIRTIYAGHRQAKACVISRLSSERAGTRFNVRGTNDDGQVANFVETEQVIFLDDKVSSFIQIRGSIPLFWEQPGIQVGSHRVKLSRGFEANAPAFERHFSALRKLYGKQVIINLLGMKEGEHMLSKAFQSHLKASEHAAAVKMINFDYHQMVKGGKVEKLHSVLKPLLSKFLEDCSYFSYSGEAGVQRSQSGTIRVNCLDCLDRTNSVQAYFALEMLPKQLDDLGLDKPQLVGRFQEVFRSMWSVNGDSVSKIYAGTGALDGKAKLKDGARSVTRTIQNNFFDSSKQEAIDILRLGSTLNSDLADKARALLTTGSLYISEPILQSASPRVLLGMCQNHYKYTTPKQIRVCVGTWNVNGGKQFRSIAFRNQTLNDWLLDAPKIAGYPDFQDSKANPVDIFAIGFEEMVELNAGNIVSASTTNQKLWAAELQKNISRDHKYVLLASEQLVGVCLFVFIRPQHAPYIRDVAVDTVKTGMGGATGNKGGVAIRMLFHATSICFVCSHFAAGQSQVKERNDDYNEITRRLSFPMGRLLYSHDYVFWCGDFNYRISLPNEEVKELIRQQNWDALTAGDQLVDQKNAGHIFRGFIEGKIDFPPTYKYDLFSDDYDTSEKCRTPAWTDRVLWKRRKWNFDKSAEEMNVVASISNEEAKQPHPWSPGTLKYYGRAELKTSDHRPVVAVMDVDVLEVDPEARHQVYKDVIALQGPPDGTVLVSLCGSGSGEEDYFDDALIDELLDKFTAFGEVILIRFVEEKMWVTFREGYSALAALSLSSSTVLGKTIDIRLKSAGWIKSLEDEMSVERICAGIPTSASSTLLAEDADLGADYDMEGEVDDYSAEVEEILPQHLQPGAGSGPGTSPTPSPRGSPCHSPTHGEPAAPTRPSRGAPRTAGPPQGLSPTPCRRELAGSPVDQQPSSSQSLEPKRQPPPRPNAPPARPAPPQRPPPPSGGRSPTPARKDLGGRGQPTAGPPGGAQRPTIPPRAGVISVTPQSRPPPPAHPGAPRPSPDVHPGAPRPTSETHPGAPRPAAGPPGKPADLPLGPTAQQQMAPPMQPTMASPVQPQMATPMQPTMASPVQPQMATPMQPTMASPVQPQMATPMQPTMASPVQPQMATPMQPTMASPVQPQMATPMQPTMASPVQQQMATPMQPTMASPMQPQMATPMQPTSAPQPNPGLASPKPPPRSRSSHALPAEPAPSSQVNGVNGFQREAQRKTDPFAPLSSGLPPCTSWLSTQPLTRSCSLRHAPAPPHSALSASLSLNPAPFSSQQGSAQLPPPVPSRSKSQEALRASPNPFLSDGQSGGANLFAGKPVPAQRRSLTPDFHSQQLALSGKPRLQRAVSDVPRPAPLLAPPPAPGKRAQQWVTFEEVFPTPGRSTPAAQCPFPPVTAPNPAPAHPHIPFPSSGFDLDGWGAPPTSTIPGFPPPVPSRTDSGNPQIPLRPSNSFLASKEFTER from the exons ATGGCCTTCAGCAAGGGATATCGTATCTACCACAAGCTGGACCCGCCTCCATACAGCGTGCTCGTGGAAACGAGGAGCCGTGAAGAATGCCTTATGCTGGAGTCTGGAGCGGTTGCCGTTTTGT CCGCGGCGGAGAAGGAGGCCATAAAGAACACGTACACCAAGATGCTGGACGCCTATGGAATCCTGGGAGTTCTCCGGCTCAACCTGG GGGACGCTATGCTCCACAGCCTGGTGGTGGTGACGGGGTGCAGCTCGGTGGGGAAGGTGCAGGACTCGGAGGTCTTCCGGGTCACCGCCACGGACTTCGTGTCCCTGAGGAACGACCCCTCGGACGAGGACCGGATCTCGGACGTGCGCAAGGTCCTGAACTCGGGGAACTTCTACTTCGCCTGGTCCTCCACCGGAGTCAGCATGGACCTCAGCCTGAACGCCCACCGCCGGATCAAGGAGGACACCACCGACAACCGCTTCTTCTG GAACCAGtccctgcacctgcacctgaaGCACTACGGGGTGAACTGCGACGAGTGGCTGCTGCGGCTGATGTGCGGGGGGGTGGAGATCCGCACCATCTACGCCGGGCACCGGCAGGCCAAGGCCTGCGTCATCTCGCGCCTCAGCTCCGAGCGGGCCGGCACGCGCTTCAACGTGCGCGGCACCAACGACGACGGGCAGGTCGCCAACTTCGTGGAGACCGAGCAG GTTATTTTCCTGGATGATAAAGTGTCTTCCTTCATTCAAATCCGTGGATCTATACCACTGTTTTGGGAGCAACCTGGAATCCAG GTCGGCTCGCACCGTGTCAAGCTCTCCCGCGGATTTGAGGCCAACGCTCCCGCTTTTGAGAG gcactTCAGCGCACTCAGGAAGCTCTACGGCAAGCAGGTGATCATCAACCTGCTGGGGATGAAGGAGGGGGAGCACATGCTGAGCAAGGCCTTccag AGCCACCTGAAGGCCTCGGAGCACGCGGCCGCGGTCAAGATGATAAACTTCGACTACCACCAGATGGTGAAGGGCGGCAAGGTGGAGAAGCTCCACAGCGTCCTGAAGCCCCTGCTCAGCAAGttcctggaggactgcagctACTTCAGCTACTCCGGGGAGGCGGGGGTCCAGAG GAGTCAAAGCGGAACCATTCGGGTGAACTGTCTGGACTGCCTGGACAGAACCAACAGCGTGCAGGCCTACTTCGCCCTGGAG ATGTTGCCCAAGCAGCTGGACGACCTGGGCCTGGATAAGCCCCAGCTGGTGGGTCGCTTCCAGGAGGTCTTCCGCTCCATGTGGTCCGTCAACGGGGACTCGGTCAGCAAGATCTACGCCGGGACGGGGGCCTTGGACGGCAAGGCCAAG CTGAAAGATGGCGCCCGCTCGGTCACCAGAACCATCCAGAACAACTTCTTCGACAGCTCCAAGCAGGAGGCCATCGACATCCTGCGCCTGGGGAGCACCCTGAACAGCGACCTGGCGGACAAGGCCCGTGCGCTGCTCACCACCGGCAGCCTCTACA TTTCTGAGCCCATTTTGCAATCAG CATCTCCCAGAGTGCTCCTGGGCATGTGCCAGAACCACTACAAGTACACCACGCCCAAGCAGATCCGCGTGTGCGTGGGCACCTGGAACGTCAACGGCGGGAAGCAGTTCCGCAGCATCGCCTTCCGCAACCAGACGCTGAACGACTGGCTGCTGGACGCCCCCAAGATCGCCGGGTACCCCGACTTCCAGG ACAGCAAAGCCAACCCCGTAGACATCTTTGCCATCGGATTTGAGGAAATGGTGGAGCTGAATGCCGGGAACATCGTCAGTGCCAG cacgaCCAATCAGAAGCTGTGGGCGGCCGAGCTGCAGAAGAACATCTCGCGGGACCACAAGTACGTGCTGCTGGCGTCGGAGCAGCTGGTGGGCGTGTGCCTCTTCGTCTTCATCCGGCCCCAGCACGCCCCCTACATCCG GGATGTCGCCGTGGATACTGTGAAGACGGGAATGGGCGGGGCCACCGGGAACAAAGGAGGCGTGGCCATCCGCATGCTGTTCCACGCCACCAGCATCTGCTTCGTCTGCTCCCACTTTGCCGCCGGCCAATCGCAGGTCAAGGAGAGGAATGACGACTACAACGAGATCACCCGCAGGCTCAGCTTCCCCATG GGCCGGCTGCTGTACTCCCATGACTACGTGTTCTGGTGCGGGGACTTCAACTACCGCATCAGCCTGCCCAACGAGGAGGTGAAGGAGCTGATCCGCCAGCAGAACTGGGACGCCCTGACGGCCGGAGACCAGCTGGTGGACCAGAAGAACGCCGGACAC ATTTTCAGAGGGTTCATCGAGGGGAAGATCGACTTCCCCCCCACCTACAAGTATGACCTGTTCTCAGACGACTACGACACCAGCGAGAAGTGCCGGACCCCCGCCTGGACGGACCGCGTGCTCTGGAAGAGGAGGAAGTGGAACTTCGACAAGTCCG CCGAAGAGATGAATGTGGTGGCCTCCATTTCCAATGAAGAGGCCAAGCAGCCACACCCCTGGAGCCCCGGGACGCTGAAGTACTACGGCCGGGCCGAGCTGAAGACCTCCGATCACAG gCCGGTGGTGGCCGTCATGGACGTGGACGTGCTGGAGGTGGACCCCGAGGCCCGCCACCAGGTGTACAAGGACGTGATCGCCCTGCAGGGCCCGCCCGACGGCACTGTGCTCGTCTCCCTCTGCGGCTCCGGCTCCGGCGAGGAAGACTACTTCGACGACGCCCTGATCGACGAGCTGCTCGACAAGTTCACCGCCTTCGGCGAGGTCATCCTCATCAG gTTCGTGGAGGAGAAAATGTGGGTGACGTTCCGCGAGGGCTACTCTGCTCTGGCCGCTCTGTCGCTGAGCAGCTCGACC gtGCTCGGGAAGACCATAGATATCCGGCTGAAGAGCGCGGGCTGGATTAAGAGCCTGGAGGACGAGATGAGCGTGGAGCGGATCTGCGCGGGCATCCCCACCTCCGCCAGCTCCACGCTGCTGGCCGAGGACGCCGACTTGGGCGCCGACTACGACATGGAGG GTGAGGTGGACGACTACAGCGCGGAGGTGGAGGAGATCTTacctcagcacctgcagcctGGGGCCGGGTCAGGACCTGGGACCTCCCCCACGCCGTCCCCCAGGGGGAGCCCCTGCCACTCCCCCACCCATGGAGAACCCGCAGCCCCCACCCGGCCCAGCAGGGGCGCCCCTCGCACTGCCGGACCCCCACAAG GATTAAGTCCCACTCCTTGTAGGAGGGAACTTGCAG GCTCCCCCGTGGACCAGCAgccctcctcctctcagagcCTGGAGCCCAAACGccagcccccgccccggcccaacgcccccccggcccggcccgcGCCCCCCCAGCGCCCACCTCCTCCCTCAG GCGGTAGAAGCCCGACGCCGGCTAGGAAAGATCTGGGAG gtcGAGGGCAGCCTACAGCGGGTCCACCAGGAGGAGCCCAGAGACCG ACCATTCCCCCCCGAGCCGGAGTCATCAGCGTCACCCCTCAGTCccggcccccccctcccgctcacCCCGGGGCCCCCCGGCCCTCCCCGGACGTCCACCCGGGGGCGCCGCGGCCCACCAGCGAGACGCACCCCGGGGCCCCGAGACCCGCCGCGGGCCCCCCGGGCAAACCGGCGGACCTGCCCCTCG GCCCCACGGCGCAGCAGCAGATGGCCCCCCCAATGCAGCCCACGATGGCGTCTCCCGTCCAACCGCAAATGGCCACCCCCATGCAGCCCACGATGGCGTCTCCCGTCCAACCGCAAATGGCCACCCCCATGCAGCCCACAATGGCGTCTCCCGTCCAGCCGCAAATGGCCACCCCCATGCAGCCCACGATGGCGTCTCCCGTCCAGCCGCAAATGGCCACCCCCATGCAGCCCACGATGGCGTCTCCCGTCCAACCGCAAATGGCCACCCCCATGCAGCCCACGATGGCGTCTCCCGTCCAACAGCAAATGGCCACCCCCATGCAGCCCACGATGGCGTCTCCCATGCAGCCGCAGATGGCCACGCCCATGCAGCCCACGTCCGCCCCTCAGCCCAACCCGGGCCTGGCGTCCCCAAAGCCGCCGCCCCGCAGTCGCTCCTCCCACGCCCTGCCTGCTGAGCCCGCCCCTTCCTCTCAG GTCAACGGCGTGAACGGATTCCAAAGAGAAGCACAAAGGAAAACCGACCCCTTCGCCCCCCTCAGTTCCGGCCTGCCGCCCTGCACCTCCTGGCTCAGCACCCAGCCCCTGACCCGAAGCTGTTCCCTCCGCCacgccccagccccgccccattCGGCCCTGTCGGCGTCACTCtccctaaaccccgcccccttctcctcccaGCAAGGCTCCGCCCAGCTCCCGCCCCCGGTGCCCTCGCGTAGCAAATCCCAGGAGGCCCTGCGGGCCTCGCCCAACCCCTTCCTGTCCGACGGCCAATCGGGAGGCGCCAACCTGTTCGCCGGCAAGCCGGTCCCCGCCCAGCGCCGCTCGCTCACGCCCGACTTCCACTCCCAGCAGCTGGCGCTGTCCGGCAAGCCCCGCCTCCAACGGGCCGTGTCGGACGtcccacgccccgcccccttgctggctccgcccccggcgCCAGGGAAACGTGCCCAGCAGTGGGTGACCTTTGAGGAGGTTTTTCCCACCCCGGGGAGATCTACTCCAGCTGCGCAGTGCCCCTTTCCACCAGTCACtgccccaaaccccgcccctgcGCATCCGCACATCCCGTTCCCCAGCTCTGGGTTCGACTTGGACGGCTGgggagccccgcccacttccaCAATCCCAGGATTCCCTCCTCCCGTTCCGTCAAGGACTGACTCTGGCAACCCGCAGATACCCTTGAGGCCAAGCAACAGCTTTCTTGCCTCTAAAGAGTTCACAGAAAGATAG
- the synj1 gene encoding synaptojanin-1 isoform X4 — protein MAFSKGYRIYHKLDPPPYSVLVETRSREECLMLESGAVAVLSAAEKEAIKNTYTKMLDAYGILGVLRLNLGDAMLHSLVVVTGCSSVGKVQDSEVFRVTATDFVSLRNDPSDEDRISDVRKVLNSGNFYFAWSSTGVSMDLSLNAHRRIKEDTTDNRFFWNQSLHLHLKHYGVNCDEWLLRLMCGGVEIRTIYAGHRQAKACVISRLSSERAGTRFNVRGTNDDGQVANFVETEQVIFLDDKVSSFIQIRGSIPLFWEQPGIQVGSHRVKLSRGFEANAPAFERHFSALRKLYGKQVIINLLGMKEGEHMLSKAFQSHLKASEHAAAVKMINFDYHQMVKGGKVEKLHSVLKPLLSKFLEDCSYFSYSGEAGVQRSQSGTIRVNCLDCLDRTNSVQAYFALEMLPKQLDDLGLDKPQLVGRFQEVFRSMWSVNGDSVSKIYAGTGALDGKAKLKDGARSVTRTIQNNFFDSSKQEAIDILRLGSTLNSDLADKARALLTTGSLYISEPILQSASPRVLLGMCQNHYKYTTPKQIRVCVGTWNVNGGKQFRSIAFRNQTLNDWLLDAPKIAGYPDFQDSKANPVDIFAIGFEEMVELNAGNIVSASTTNQKLWAAELQKNISRDHKYVLLASEQLVGVCLFVFIRPQHAPYIRDVAVDTVKTGMGGATGNKGGVAIRMLFHATSICFVCSHFAAGQSQVKERNDDYNEITRRLSFPMGRLLYSHDYVFWCGDFNYRISLPNEEVKELIRQQNWDALTAGDQLVDQKNAGHIFRGFIEGKIDFPPTYKYDLFSDDYDTSEKCRTPAWTDRVLWKRRKWNFDKSAEEMNVVASISNEEAKQPHPWSPGTLKYYGRAELKTSDHRPVVAVMDVDVLEVDPEARHQVYKDVIALQGPPDGTVLVSLCGSGSGEEDYFDDALIDELLDKFTAFGEVILIRFVEEKMWVTFREGYSALAALSLSSSTVLGKTIDIRLKSAGWIKSLEDEMSVERICAGIPTSASSTLLAEDADLGADYDMEGEVDDYSAEVEEILPQHLQPGAGSGPGTSPTPSPRGSPCHSPTHGEPAAPTRPSRGAPRTAGPPQGLSPTPCRRELAGSPVDQQPSSSQSLEPKRQPPPRPNAPPARPAPPQRPPPPSGRGQPTAGPPGGAQRPTIPPRAGVISVTPQSRPPPPAHPGAPRPSPDVHPGAPRPTSETHPGAPRPAAGPPGKPADLPLGPTAQQQMAPPMQPTMASPVQPQMATPMQPTMASPVQPQMATPMQPTMASPVQPQMATPMQPTMASPVQPQMATPMQPTMASPVQPQMATPMQPTMASPVQQQMATPMQPTMASPMQPQMATPMQPTSAPQPNPGLASPKPPPRSRSSHALPAEPAPSSQVNGVNGFQREAQRKTDPFAPLSSGLPPCTSWLSTQPLTRSCSLRHAPAPPHSALSASLSLNPAPFSSQQGSAQLPPPVPSRSKSQEALRASPNPFLSDGQSGGANLFAGKPVPAQRRSLTPDFHSQQLALSGKPRLQRAVSDVPRPAPLLAPPPAPGKRAQQWVTFEEVFPTPGRSTPAAQCPFPPVTAPNPAPAHPHIPFPSSGFDLDGWGAPPTSTIPGFPPPVPSRTDSGNPQIPLRPSNSFLASKEFTER, from the exons ATGGCCTTCAGCAAGGGATATCGTATCTACCACAAGCTGGACCCGCCTCCATACAGCGTGCTCGTGGAAACGAGGAGCCGTGAAGAATGCCTTATGCTGGAGTCTGGAGCGGTTGCCGTTTTGT CCGCGGCGGAGAAGGAGGCCATAAAGAACACGTACACCAAGATGCTGGACGCCTATGGAATCCTGGGAGTTCTCCGGCTCAACCTGG GGGACGCTATGCTCCACAGCCTGGTGGTGGTGACGGGGTGCAGCTCGGTGGGGAAGGTGCAGGACTCGGAGGTCTTCCGGGTCACCGCCACGGACTTCGTGTCCCTGAGGAACGACCCCTCGGACGAGGACCGGATCTCGGACGTGCGCAAGGTCCTGAACTCGGGGAACTTCTACTTCGCCTGGTCCTCCACCGGAGTCAGCATGGACCTCAGCCTGAACGCCCACCGCCGGATCAAGGAGGACACCACCGACAACCGCTTCTTCTG GAACCAGtccctgcacctgcacctgaaGCACTACGGGGTGAACTGCGACGAGTGGCTGCTGCGGCTGATGTGCGGGGGGGTGGAGATCCGCACCATCTACGCCGGGCACCGGCAGGCCAAGGCCTGCGTCATCTCGCGCCTCAGCTCCGAGCGGGCCGGCACGCGCTTCAACGTGCGCGGCACCAACGACGACGGGCAGGTCGCCAACTTCGTGGAGACCGAGCAG GTTATTTTCCTGGATGATAAAGTGTCTTCCTTCATTCAAATCCGTGGATCTATACCACTGTTTTGGGAGCAACCTGGAATCCAG GTCGGCTCGCACCGTGTCAAGCTCTCCCGCGGATTTGAGGCCAACGCTCCCGCTTTTGAGAG gcactTCAGCGCACTCAGGAAGCTCTACGGCAAGCAGGTGATCATCAACCTGCTGGGGATGAAGGAGGGGGAGCACATGCTGAGCAAGGCCTTccag AGCCACCTGAAGGCCTCGGAGCACGCGGCCGCGGTCAAGATGATAAACTTCGACTACCACCAGATGGTGAAGGGCGGCAAGGTGGAGAAGCTCCACAGCGTCCTGAAGCCCCTGCTCAGCAAGttcctggaggactgcagctACTTCAGCTACTCCGGGGAGGCGGGGGTCCAGAG GAGTCAAAGCGGAACCATTCGGGTGAACTGTCTGGACTGCCTGGACAGAACCAACAGCGTGCAGGCCTACTTCGCCCTGGAG ATGTTGCCCAAGCAGCTGGACGACCTGGGCCTGGATAAGCCCCAGCTGGTGGGTCGCTTCCAGGAGGTCTTCCGCTCCATGTGGTCCGTCAACGGGGACTCGGTCAGCAAGATCTACGCCGGGACGGGGGCCTTGGACGGCAAGGCCAAG CTGAAAGATGGCGCCCGCTCGGTCACCAGAACCATCCAGAACAACTTCTTCGACAGCTCCAAGCAGGAGGCCATCGACATCCTGCGCCTGGGGAGCACCCTGAACAGCGACCTGGCGGACAAGGCCCGTGCGCTGCTCACCACCGGCAGCCTCTACA TTTCTGAGCCCATTTTGCAATCAG CATCTCCCAGAGTGCTCCTGGGCATGTGCCAGAACCACTACAAGTACACCACGCCCAAGCAGATCCGCGTGTGCGTGGGCACCTGGAACGTCAACGGCGGGAAGCAGTTCCGCAGCATCGCCTTCCGCAACCAGACGCTGAACGACTGGCTGCTGGACGCCCCCAAGATCGCCGGGTACCCCGACTTCCAGG ACAGCAAAGCCAACCCCGTAGACATCTTTGCCATCGGATTTGAGGAAATGGTGGAGCTGAATGCCGGGAACATCGTCAGTGCCAG cacgaCCAATCAGAAGCTGTGGGCGGCCGAGCTGCAGAAGAACATCTCGCGGGACCACAAGTACGTGCTGCTGGCGTCGGAGCAGCTGGTGGGCGTGTGCCTCTTCGTCTTCATCCGGCCCCAGCACGCCCCCTACATCCG GGATGTCGCCGTGGATACTGTGAAGACGGGAATGGGCGGGGCCACCGGGAACAAAGGAGGCGTGGCCATCCGCATGCTGTTCCACGCCACCAGCATCTGCTTCGTCTGCTCCCACTTTGCCGCCGGCCAATCGCAGGTCAAGGAGAGGAATGACGACTACAACGAGATCACCCGCAGGCTCAGCTTCCCCATG GGCCGGCTGCTGTACTCCCATGACTACGTGTTCTGGTGCGGGGACTTCAACTACCGCATCAGCCTGCCCAACGAGGAGGTGAAGGAGCTGATCCGCCAGCAGAACTGGGACGCCCTGACGGCCGGAGACCAGCTGGTGGACCAGAAGAACGCCGGACAC ATTTTCAGAGGGTTCATCGAGGGGAAGATCGACTTCCCCCCCACCTACAAGTATGACCTGTTCTCAGACGACTACGACACCAGCGAGAAGTGCCGGACCCCCGCCTGGACGGACCGCGTGCTCTGGAAGAGGAGGAAGTGGAACTTCGACAAGTCCG CCGAAGAGATGAATGTGGTGGCCTCCATTTCCAATGAAGAGGCCAAGCAGCCACACCCCTGGAGCCCCGGGACGCTGAAGTACTACGGCCGGGCCGAGCTGAAGACCTCCGATCACAG gCCGGTGGTGGCCGTCATGGACGTGGACGTGCTGGAGGTGGACCCCGAGGCCCGCCACCAGGTGTACAAGGACGTGATCGCCCTGCAGGGCCCGCCCGACGGCACTGTGCTCGTCTCCCTCTGCGGCTCCGGCTCCGGCGAGGAAGACTACTTCGACGACGCCCTGATCGACGAGCTGCTCGACAAGTTCACCGCCTTCGGCGAGGTCATCCTCATCAG gTTCGTGGAGGAGAAAATGTGGGTGACGTTCCGCGAGGGCTACTCTGCTCTGGCCGCTCTGTCGCTGAGCAGCTCGACC gtGCTCGGGAAGACCATAGATATCCGGCTGAAGAGCGCGGGCTGGATTAAGAGCCTGGAGGACGAGATGAGCGTGGAGCGGATCTGCGCGGGCATCCCCACCTCCGCCAGCTCCACGCTGCTGGCCGAGGACGCCGACTTGGGCGCCGACTACGACATGGAGG GTGAGGTGGACGACTACAGCGCGGAGGTGGAGGAGATCTTacctcagcacctgcagcctGGGGCCGGGTCAGGACCTGGGACCTCCCCCACGCCGTCCCCCAGGGGGAGCCCCTGCCACTCCCCCACCCATGGAGAACCCGCAGCCCCCACCCGGCCCAGCAGGGGCGCCCCTCGCACTGCCGGACCCCCACAAG GATTAAGTCCCACTCCTTGTAGGAGGGAACTTGCAG GCTCCCCCGTGGACCAGCAgccctcctcctctcagagcCTGGAGCCCAAACGccagcccccgccccggcccaacgcccccccggcccggcccgcGCCCCCCCAGCGCCCACCTCCTCCCTCAG gtcGAGGGCAGCCTACAGCGGGTCCACCAGGAGGAGCCCAGAGACCG ACCATTCCCCCCCGAGCCGGAGTCATCAGCGTCACCCCTCAGTCccggcccccccctcccgctcacCCCGGGGCCCCCCGGCCCTCCCCGGACGTCCACCCGGGGGCGCCGCGGCCCACCAGCGAGACGCACCCCGGGGCCCCGAGACCCGCCGCGGGCCCCCCGGGCAAACCGGCGGACCTGCCCCTCG GCCCCACGGCGCAGCAGCAGATGGCCCCCCCAATGCAGCCCACGATGGCGTCTCCCGTCCAACCGCAAATGGCCACCCCCATGCAGCCCACGATGGCGTCTCCCGTCCAACCGCAAATGGCCACCCCCATGCAGCCCACAATGGCGTCTCCCGTCCAGCCGCAAATGGCCACCCCCATGCAGCCCACGATGGCGTCTCCCGTCCAGCCGCAAATGGCCACCCCCATGCAGCCCACGATGGCGTCTCCCGTCCAACCGCAAATGGCCACCCCCATGCAGCCCACGATGGCGTCTCCCGTCCAACAGCAAATGGCCACCCCCATGCAGCCCACGATGGCGTCTCCCATGCAGCCGCAGATGGCCACGCCCATGCAGCCCACGTCCGCCCCTCAGCCCAACCCGGGCCTGGCGTCCCCAAAGCCGCCGCCCCGCAGTCGCTCCTCCCACGCCCTGCCTGCTGAGCCCGCCCCTTCCTCTCAG GTCAACGGCGTGAACGGATTCCAAAGAGAAGCACAAAGGAAAACCGACCCCTTCGCCCCCCTCAGTTCCGGCCTGCCGCCCTGCACCTCCTGGCTCAGCACCCAGCCCCTGACCCGAAGCTGTTCCCTCCGCCacgccccagccccgccccattCGGCCCTGTCGGCGTCACTCtccctaaaccccgcccccttctcctcccaGCAAGGCTCCGCCCAGCTCCCGCCCCCGGTGCCCTCGCGTAGCAAATCCCAGGAGGCCCTGCGGGCCTCGCCCAACCCCTTCCTGTCCGACGGCCAATCGGGAGGCGCCAACCTGTTCGCCGGCAAGCCGGTCCCCGCCCAGCGCCGCTCGCTCACGCCCGACTTCCACTCCCAGCAGCTGGCGCTGTCCGGCAAGCCCCGCCTCCAACGGGCCGTGTCGGACGtcccacgccccgcccccttgctggctccgcccccggcgCCAGGGAAACGTGCCCAGCAGTGGGTGACCTTTGAGGAGGTTTTTCCCACCCCGGGGAGATCTACTCCAGCTGCGCAGTGCCCCTTTCCACCAGTCACtgccccaaaccccgcccctgcGCATCCGCACATCCCGTTCCCCAGCTCTGGGTTCGACTTGGACGGCTGgggagccccgcccacttccaCAATCCCAGGATTCCCTCCTCCCGTTCCGTCAAGGACTGACTCTGGCAACCCGCAGATACCCTTGAGGCCAAGCAACAGCTTTCTTGCCTCTAAAGAGTTCACAGAAAGATAG